In Fibrobacter sp. UWR4, the genomic stretch TCTCGGTTAAGTCTCATCGCTTGTCCTTTTCTTGGTCGAAAACGCAAGTTAGAAACCTAACCATCCCTAGAATTCACTTTCTAGGGATTTTTTTTTGTTTTCAGCCTAGATCGGATTTACTTGACGATGAGAATCCGCGAAATATAATATCGCATTCGGTTTAATGTCGGCTTCTCTCCTTGCTGCGAACGCTTTTGCGGAAGATGCCGTTTCCGGTGAATCCGCCGCAGAATCCAAGGGCCCTGAAGTCGCAATCTCCGGCGAAGTCGAGTTCGATGCCTACACCGGCGATCTATTCAATGACGACGAAGTTACCCATAGCTACGCCTCCACCTTTGATTTGAATTTCGCAGTAAAGTTCAATGATCAATGGTCTGCAGAAGTCCAGCTGGAAGCCGATGGCGAAACCACTGATCCTGCGGCAATCTATAACGGCGCTTTCGTTCAGTATAGTAAGAGCGAAAACTTCGTGATTAAGGCAGGTGACCTGACTTTCTCTGAAGGAGCCTTCCTGAACTACTATGGCTATGATGATCCTGCGGATAATGCTGCAGGTATGGCCGAACACGACATCCGAGGAGTTGAAATTGATTTTAATGGCTTTGTTTTTGGCCTTGGCTTTGGTCGCGGCGACAACGACAATCAAGTATGCGTTGAAGAAGATGGTGAAGAATCGTGCGTAGGCGTTGCATACAACGCTCACTTGGCCTATGAATTGGGCTTGGGCGAACACACGTTGCGTCCCTATGTGGATTACAAGTCCTATCAGGAACCGAAGCATAATGAACTTCACGCGGGCTTGGATGCAAACCTGAAGTTTGGTGGTTTCGGTTTCCATGCGGTTTATGGTCTTCATGCCGATGCCCTCGGAGAAGATGAACCGGGCGCAACACACGCCTTCCTGGTGGAACCCTCTTTTGAGGTGGGAGGCTTCAATATCAAGGCTTCCGCGTTCTATGCAATTATGGATGATGACGCTCCCATCGATCACGGCGAGGAAATTCCCGAGTATATGTTTGCCTATGTTGAACCCAGCATGAGTCTCGCTGGATCACTGACTCTTGGCATTCCGCTGGAATATCATACTAATACTTTGGACAGCGATGATGAACTGGAATCTTTTGCTGTTGGGGCCCGCCTGTACTTCGCTCCGGTGGAAGGTCTGGAAATTACCGGCTTTGCCATGGTCAATGTGCCGCTGGGTGACGATTACGGCGATAACGATGATGTAGGGCTGAACCTCGGTCTGGAAACCGTATTCGCTTTCTAAGAATATGCCATAAAACCTCCACCAGCTTTAAACGTTACCTCATAAAGCTGGACGGGTATCCCGCCCCGGTGAGTGCCGCGGGCGGGATATATTTGAATCTTTTTGAAACTTAGTTTAAGCTAACTATGGCAAAAATGCTTGATTCCTGTCTTGTTCGGCAATGCGCCCCTACACTCGCTGGAGTAAAAGTGGGCAGTCTATTCTGCCTAGAAATTGCAGATGGTGTGTTGCTGTGCAATATTCTTGCTCGCTGGAACAAGACCTTAAATGTGAAAGGAGTTTTTGCTCGAGTTCTGGCTGAAAAGAATGGCCGGTATTACATCTATGTGTATAGAGATTGTGAATTGGAAAGACTAAGCAAAATTGGTGAAGTGCAGTCTTTTTTAAAGGGTTTTGGCTATGCGGAATTTGATGTTGAATCTTTGCTGAAGTTCTTTAAAGTTCGAATGGCGAAGTCAGCCTGTTTCCCTCACGAAGTGGGCGTTTTTCTTGGTTACCCTTTAGATGACGTTCGTGATTTTATTGTGTATGGCGGTAAAAATTACAAGCGGATCGGTTGTTGGAAAGTCTACAATGACGTTCCGAACTCTATGCATATTTTTGAAGTCTATAAAAAATGCCAAAAGATTATGGCGGATATGTTTGAACGAGGCGTTTCATTGGAACGCCTAACTGTCGCAAGTTAATTGTTTCGCGTCATTCTGAGCGAAGCGAAGAATCTAAAAAAAGGAAAAATAAAATGAGCAAAATTGCAATTGTCTATTGGTCTGGAACCGGAAACACTGAAATGATGGCTAAGGAAATTGAAGCTGGCGCAAAGGCCGCCGGCGGTGATGTTTCCATTTTTGCCACTTCTGAATTTACCGCTGATTCTGCAGCTGTCTTTGATAAGTTTGCTTTGGGTTGCCCGGCTATGGGCGCCGAAGAACTGGAAGATAGTGAATTTCTGCCTTTGTATGAACAGCTGAAACCGTCTCTTTCTGGAAAGAAGGTCGTTTTGTTCGGTTCTTACGGCTGGGGCGGCGGTGAATATATGACTGCCTGGAAAAATGATGCAGTCTCTTCGGGCCTTATCTTGGTGGATGATCCCCTGGCTATTGAAAATGCCCCCGATGATGATGGCAAATCCAAGTGCCAGGAATTGGGCAGGGTATTGGCTTTGGCATAAAAGGTGATGCTGGCCTTTATCAGCATGATTTAAGAATAACATCCTGGATTTATTTCTGGGGCGGTAATAAAAAAATAACAAGGGAAATAACATGAAACTTTTTAAATCTTTTGTATTTGTAACAGCATTCTCTCTTGTGTCGGGATTCTTTGCTGCTTGTTCTGACAATTCCAGCAGTTCTTCCGGTAATGATTCTGTGGAGGTCGATAGCTATCTTTCGAAAATTCAGGGCAGTTATATTGAACTTTTCCCAGAAATGGAAAAGGGAGAGTATCGTGACATCTGGATTAATGAAATACAGAAAATCCATCCTGACATGAGCAAGGAAGAAGCGAATGCTTCTACCGAAATGATTATTGGCATGATGGAAGGAGACATTATTGGTGAAGAGGCTGCTGCCAAATATGATATGTCGACGGGCGACTTTGCCTTCAATTGCTATTTCTTGCATAAGGTTGCAAAGCTTACCGTTAAGGGTAACATCATTTCTGGTGTTGACAAGAATGGAAAGCAAATCTTTAGCCACAGCTATTCCCTAGTTAAGGAAGTAAATGACTCGTTCTTTGAACGTCTCTATAAGAGCGATGATGAAAATTCTGGTGAATTCACTTATTTCATTTTCACGGGAGACACTCCAGAAGAGACTTTCCATTTGGAATTCCGTTATGGAAGTACAGATGAAAAAATCGGATTTGACGGATTTAATACCGGCTCTTATGCTTATTGGATGGCTGCAGCTATTCGGGCAGATTATGACGACAAGGTGATGGATGACGTGATTCGTCTTTTCGTAGATGAAAATCTTGGCGATGAAAATGAATAGAAAGTTAGCATAACTAACAAAGTTAGTTAGTCTAACTTAGTTCTAGACTAACTAACTTAGTTCACCCAATCCTAAGTCCTACCTGGTCTGGAAGTTTATAACTTACTTTGTATGTAAGTTATGTTTTTGCGTTTAAAACTCTAAATTATAACTCAAGCGGGAATTGTCCTGCGAAAAAATAAGGAGAGTTCTTATGTCCATTTTCAAAAATGAAAAGTTCTGGTTGGTTGTTGCTGGTGCCGTTGGCTCCGCTGTAACCAAGAAGGTCCTTAAGGCCAAGAAAACTCGCGAACTTGCGGTGACTGGACTTGCTCATGGCATGAAGTTCACTGCCGATGCAAAGGCCGCCTTCCAGGATATGAAGGATGAGGCCAATGACATTTGCAATGACGCCAAGGCCGAAGCTGGTCTCGACAAGTAGTTCCTAATCACCAACCTTATTTTTCATGAAATTCAAAATTAAGTACGATCAGCCTGGCCGCATTCGTTTTAACGCTGGCCCCTACGCTTTCGAACCCGAATTTGAAGCACGTATTCACAAGGCTTGTGTCAGCTTGCCTTGTGTGGAACGAGCTGTTGTGCGTAGCGTCAATGGCGGTATTCTTCTGGAATACTCTGCTACCGACGGGGATTTTGACGTAAGTCGAAATTCCATTCTGAATTTTATGAAGGATCTGGTGCCCAAGACCCTTCCCGAAGCGGATGGTGAAACTGAATTCCAGCTGCAAAAGCTGGATGATAATTTTCAGAATAGCCTGTGCGTGATGATTGCCCGCCGTTATCTCATGCGCTGGTTTGTTCCGCTGCCCATACGTACGGCCATTACGGTTTTCCGGGGGCTCAAATATGTGGCCAAGGGTATTTCTACGCTAGTAAACGGCCGTTTGACTGTAGATGTTCTGGACGGTGCAGCTATAGGGGCGTCCATGCTGCAGAAAAACTACGACTCCGCGGGTACGGTCATGTTCCTGCTGGGCGTATCCGGTTTGCTTGAAGACTATACCAAGGCTCGTACCCGTACGGCCCTTACAGGAAGCCTTGCTGTAAAGGTGGACCAGGTCTGGGTAGTGAAGGATGGCGTAGACACATTGGTCTCTTTGAAGGATGTTCTGCCTGGTAACCTGGTAAGAGTCCGTTCCGGAGCCATGATTCCTGTGGATGGAACAGTTGTAGAAGGCGAAGCTTTTGTGAACGAATCCACCATGACGGGCGAATCAAAGGCTGTGTTGAAGAATGCGGGAAAGACAGTATTTGCGGGCACCGTACTGGATGAAGGCTCCATAGTGGTAAATGTCCGTGCGGTTAACGGCAATACGAAAATCCAGAAAATCATCGAGCTCATTGACCATAGTGAAGATCTGAAGGCGGGCATCCAGAGCCGTGCGGAACATCTGGCTGATAGCATTGTTCCCTTCAGTTTCCTGGGATTTGGTCTTACGCTTTTGCTGACACAGGACATTTCCAAGGCTGTTTCCATCCTGATGGTGGATTATTCCTGCGCCATTAAACTTTCTACCCCGATTTCTGTGATTTCTGCATTGCGTGAGGCGGCGGATATGAACATGACGGTGAAGGGCGGAAAGTATCTGGAAGAATTCGCCTTGGCAGATACCATCATTTTCGATAAGACGGGGACGCTTACCAAGGCGGAACCGAAACTTCAGAAAGTCATTGCCTTTGGTGGTCGTTCCGAAGAAGAAATTTTAAAGATAGCAGCCTGCATTGAAGAACATTTTCCCCATAGTATGGCACGCGCCATTGTAAATGGTGCTGCAGAGCGAGGCATCGACCATGCGGAAGAGCATGCGGACGTGAAGTATATTGTGGCTCACGGAATTGCCACAACCTTGAATGGTGAACGCGCTGTTATCGGTAGCAGGCATTTTGTCGTTGAAGACGAAAAAGTTCTCGTAACCGAAGAACAGCAGTCTGTCATTGATACGGAAGGCGGTGCCGCTTCTGTGATTTACTTAGGAATTGGTGGTAAGTTAGCCGGCGCCTTATGCATTAGCGACCCCCCGCGAGAAGAAGCTGCTTTGGCCATCAAGCGTCTTCGTGAAACAGGAATCGGTAACGTGGTGATGATTACGGGCGATAGTCAGAATGCTGCAGCACGAACTGCTGAAATTCTCGGCATAGACAAATTCTATGCGCAGGTCTTGCCTGAAGACAAGCACAATTATGTGGAATGTCTGAAAGCGGAAGGTAAACGCGTCATTATGGTGGGGGATGGCATCAATGATGCTCCCGCTCTAGCTGCGGCAAACGTTTCTGTTGCCATGAGCGATGCCTCCGATATTGCTCGAGAAACTGCGGACGTAACTCTCCGAGGAGAAAATCTAGAAGATTTGGCAGAACTTCGCGTTCTTAGCCAAAAGTTGATGAATCGAATCCAGACCAACTACAAGTTCATCGTCGCCTTTAATACGGGGCTACTTGCGGGCGGTTTCTTCGGATTTCTTTCTCCCGCTACATCTGCATTTTTGCACAATGCATCCACTATGGCTATCTGTGCAAAAAGCATGACTAGGTTGAAGGCTTCATAACACAGTTTGTTGTTCCTGCAGCAATCAGCTCCTCCCAATTATCCATAGCGACTTTAACTACGTCGGGATCGTACATAATCCCGGCGTTCTTTTTTTATTTCTTCCTTGCAAATGGAAACGTCCAGTCCCTTGCGGTAAGGACGGTCTGAAATCATGGCGTCGATGGAATCTGCGATAGCGATAAGTCTTGAACCTAGGGGAATGCTGCTGCCAGACAATCTGTCGGGATAGCCTTTTCCATCCCAGCGTTCATGGTGACCGCGAACAATGACGGCTACTTCTTCAAAGAGTTTCGCTTTCCGTAAAATTTCGTAACCTTGCAAAGAATGGGATTTCATGATTTCCCATTCTTCATCATTCAATCGTCCTGCTTTCAAAAGAACATCGTCACGAATCCCGATTTTACCCACGTCGTGCAGATGCGCGGCAATGTGAAAATGCTCTTCCTGATCGCCGGTTATGCCCATAAACCTGCATAGGGCTTCCACCATTTCCGCTACGCGGGAGGAATGGAAACTGGTGTAGGAATCTCTTGCTTCCAGGGCGGAAACGACGCACAAGATTAAGTCATGGTATTGAGATAAGGCTGACATGTGCCCCTCCTTCCGATGACTTAAAGTTAGTTAAAGCTAACTATTTTGTAAATATATTCCCGTCATTTTCTTTGTGTTTGCTTACTTTTTTAGTCAAGCAGCGTCATTCGGCTGATCGTTATGTTTGTTGCTTCTACGCCGTTTTTGGGGGCACTGAGTTCTAACATATGTTTCTCTTGGGGGTCAAAATTAGTGAACTGCTCTTTTAATTCATCCCATCGCACAAATACAACCCTTTGATTTCCTTTACCAACTTCGCGTTTAGCATATGTTTTTTTTTGGTTGCCATCTACGTACTGGGTAAGTGACAGCAGGAAATAGTTGTCTGAAGAATATTCCATGCAGAAACCATGGGCATTTGCTAGTTCTTGCTTAATAGCTTCTTCATTATTGGGAGCTACGGAATTGCCTCCCGACAATAGAATTTCGTATTTGTCATCGGATGGTTTTATTTCGCCCATTTTTTGTCCTGAGGATGACCAGTTGTTGAATACTT encodes the following:
- a CDS encoding DUF3793 family protein; amino-acid sequence: MAKMLDSCLVRQCAPTLAGVKVGSLFCLEIADGVLLCNILARWNKTLNVKGVFARVLAEKNGRYYIYVYRDCELERLSKIGEVQSFLKGFGYAEFDVESLLKFFKVRMAKSACFPHEVGVFLGYPLDDVRDFIVYGGKNYKRIGCWKVYNDVPNSMHIFEVYKKCQKIMADMFERGVSLERLTVAS
- a CDS encoding flavodoxin: MSKIAIVYWSGTGNTEMMAKEIEAGAKAAGGDVSIFATSEFTADSAAVFDKFALGCPAMGAEELEDSEFLPLYEQLKPSLSGKKVVLFGSYGWGGGEYMTAWKNDAVSSGLILVDDPLAIENAPDDDGKSKCQELGRVLALA
- a CDS encoding DUF1490 domain-containing protein; the encoded protein is MSIFKNEKFWLVVAGAVGSAVTKKVLKAKKTRELAVTGLAHGMKFTADAKAAFQDMKDEANDICNDAKAEAGLDK
- a CDS encoding heavy metal translocating P-type ATPase, encoding MKFKIKYDQPGRIRFNAGPYAFEPEFEARIHKACVSLPCVERAVVRSVNGGILLEYSATDGDFDVSRNSILNFMKDLVPKTLPEADGETEFQLQKLDDNFQNSLCVMIARRYLMRWFVPLPIRTAITVFRGLKYVAKGISTLVNGRLTVDVLDGAAIGASMLQKNYDSAGTVMFLLGVSGLLEDYTKARTRTALTGSLAVKVDQVWVVKDGVDTLVSLKDVLPGNLVRVRSGAMIPVDGTVVEGEAFVNESTMTGESKAVLKNAGKTVFAGTVLDEGSIVVNVRAVNGNTKIQKIIELIDHSEDLKAGIQSRAEHLADSIVPFSFLGFGLTLLLTQDISKAVSILMVDYSCAIKLSTPISVISALREAADMNMTVKGGKYLEEFALADTIIFDKTGTLTKAEPKLQKVIAFGGRSEEEILKIAACIEEHFPHSMARAIVNGAAERGIDHAEEHADVKYIVAHGIATTLNGERAVIGSRHFVVEDEKVLVTEEQQSVIDTEGGAASVIYLGIGGKLAGALCISDPPREEAALAIKRLRETGIGNVVMITGDSQNAAARTAEILGIDKFYAQVLPEDKHNYVECLKAEGKRVIMVGDGINDAPALAAANVSVAMSDASDIARETADVTLRGENLEDLAELRVLSQKLMNRIQTNYKFIVAFNTGLLAGGFFGFLSPATSAFLHNASTMAICAKSMTRLKAS
- a CDS encoding HD-GYP domain-containing protein, translated to MSALSQYHDLILCVVSALEARDSYTSFHSSRVAEMVEALCRFMGITGDQEEHFHIAAHLHDVGKIGIRDDVLLKAGRLNDEEWEIMKSHSLQGYEILRKAKLFEEVAVIVRGHHERWDGKGYPDRLSGSSIPLGSRLIAIADSIDAMISDRPYRKGLDVSICKEEIKKERRDYVRSRRS